In uncultured Cohaesibacter sp., a genomic segment contains:
- a CDS encoding iron ABC transporter permease, with translation MGRPSYPVLLLALSGLVLVLFFLSLAMGQVWINPWNGLVAGSDQLAKADKVILWEIRLPRALLAVFIGCILGLSGAVLQGLLRNPLAEPGVLGVSASASLGAVLAIYSGLTTTFAYALPIAALIGALLGVVLLLSLAGRSSDVLTMILSGVAITSLASALTSLALNTTTNPFASLEIVFWMLGSLTDRSMVHVQLAVPLIVVGSVMLLSTARALDALSLGTDVARSIGVDMKRTRFLAIMGTAMGVGAATAVAGAIGFVGLIVPHLMRPLVGSRPSKLLPVSALGGAAFLITADLAIRLMLPDRDLKLGVVTAIIGAPFFLWLLLKIRKRIV, from the coding sequence TCAATCCATGGAACGGTCTTGTCGCTGGAAGTGATCAGCTTGCCAAGGCAGACAAGGTCATTCTTTGGGAAATCCGTCTGCCGCGCGCGCTTCTTGCCGTGTTCATCGGATGCATTTTGGGACTGTCCGGCGCGGTGTTGCAGGGGCTTCTGCGTAACCCGCTGGCCGAGCCGGGAGTTTTGGGCGTCTCGGCGTCGGCGTCGCTCGGGGCTGTTCTGGCGATCTATTCCGGCCTGACAACCACCTTTGCCTATGCGCTGCCAATTGCGGCGCTCATCGGGGCGCTTTTGGGGGTTGTTTTGCTGCTGTCTCTGGCCGGGCGCAGCTCGGACGTGCTGACGATGATCCTGTCCGGTGTGGCGATCACCTCACTTGCCAGTGCCCTTACGTCTCTTGCCCTCAACACGACCACCAACCCGTTTGCTTCGCTTGAGATCGTCTTCTGGATGCTTGGCTCCCTCACTGATCGCAGCATGGTGCATGTGCAACTGGCGGTGCCGCTGATCGTAGTTGGTAGCGTGATGCTGCTATCGACGGCGCGGGCGCTCGATGCGCTCAGTCTGGGCACGGATGTGGCACGCTCGATTGGCGTCGACATGAAACGGACGCGCTTTCTTGCGATCATGGGGACGGCCATGGGCGTTGGCGCAGCCACGGCCGTTGCCGGTGCCATCGGCTTTGTCGGCCTGATCGTGCCCCACCTGATGCGGCCGCTTGTCGGTTCGCGACCAAGCAAGCTGTTGCCGGTGAGTGCGCTGGGCGGGGCGGCTTTCCTGATCACGGCTGATCTGGCCATCCGGCTGATGCTGCCTGACAGGGACCTCAAGCTTGGGGTGGTCACCGCCATCATCGGTGCGCCCTTCTTCCTTTGGCTGCTGCTCAAGATCAGAAAGAGGATCGTCTGA
- a CDS encoding ABC transporter ATP-binding protein, which yields MSIQCMGVGVKLGKRQVVRHVTFSSNQPELIGLIGPNGAGKSSLMRALVGLVDSSGQILFDDLPSYEMSALELARKVAYLPQERVVHWPLAVREIIMLGRMPYQSGFGRASQRDNEAVDRAITVMGLEALTSRPFNALSGGEKARVLIARLVAQEASVIIADEPINGLDPAHQIALMQIFKTLVANGKTVLVSLHDLSLASRWCERILILNDGVLLDDGSAREVMTAGRMEEVYGVEIRKVEAGGQSFVVPTGLIDTRTPPPVPLNGEEANGL from the coding sequence ATGTCAATCCAATGCATGGGCGTGGGGGTCAAGCTGGGCAAGCGTCAGGTCGTCAGGCACGTGACCTTTTCCTCGAATCAGCCGGAGCTGATCGGGCTGATCGGACCCAACGGAGCGGGCAAGTCATCGCTGATGCGCGCGCTTGTCGGGCTTGTCGATAGCTCCGGACAGATCTTGTTTGATGATCTGCCGAGCTACGAGATGAGTGCTCTCGAGCTGGCACGCAAGGTCGCCTATCTGCCGCAGGAGCGGGTCGTTCACTGGCCGCTAGCGGTGCGCGAAATCATCATGCTCGGCCGCATGCCCTATCAGAGTGGCTTCGGGCGGGCCTCGCAGCGGGACAATGAAGCAGTGGATCGCGCCATTACCGTGATGGGGCTCGAAGCGCTGACAAGCCGTCCGTTTAATGCCCTGTCCGGTGGCGAAAAGGCTCGGGTTCTCATTGCCCGGCTGGTCGCGCAGGAAGCCAGCGTAATCATCGCCGATGAGCCGATCAACGGGCTGGATCCCGCCCACCAGATCGCCCTGATGCAGATCTTCAAGACTCTTGTTGCCAATGGCAAGACGGTGCTTGTTTCCCTGCATGATCTGTCCCTTGCCAGCCGCTGGTGCGAGCGTATCCTCATTCTCAATGATGGGGTTCTGCTGGATGACGGCAGTGCGCGCGAAGTGATGACTGCGGGGCGGATGGAAGAAGTCTATGGTGTCGAGATCAGGAAAGTGGAGGCCGGGGGACAGTCCTTCGTTGTGCCAACCGGCCTGATCGATACCAGAACACCACCCCCTGTTCCGCTCAATGGAGAAGAAGCCAATGGCCTTTAA
- a CDS encoding MotA/TolQ/ExbB proton channel family protein, producing MAFKQQIIELWTLLLDMGGWTLVALAGLSILTVATALVSAVQIALLHPHSYRSGAAQDLRYHIEKRKAAGASREQIEESVTIAVRGFLRQARTGFRLLELIVTAAPLLGLLGTVLGMIDAFQAMQASGDAVNPSDLAGGIWVALITTAAGMVIALVAMVVHALLDSQVDSLRYRLECVATDALFGNAPERGENKIEPSLSSEPVRAGSGAD from the coding sequence ATGGCCTTTAAACAGCAGATCATCGAACTTTGGACGCTTCTGCTCGATATGGGCGGCTGGACCCTTGTCGCACTGGCCGGGCTTTCGATCCTGACGGTGGCCACCGCGCTCGTATCTGCCGTGCAGATTGCCTTGCTGCATCCCCATTCCTATCGCAGCGGTGCCGCGCAGGACCTGCGGTATCATATTGAGAAGCGCAAGGCGGCAGGTGCCAGCCGTGAACAGATCGAGGAGAGTGTGACCATTGCCGTGCGCGGCTTTCTCAGGCAGGCCCGCACCGGTTTCCGTCTTCTGGAACTCATCGTTACGGCAGCGCCTTTGCTGGGGCTGTTGGGGACGGTGCTGGGGATGATCGATGCCTTTCAGGCGATGCAGGCATCCGGCGATGCCGTCAACCCATCCGATCTGGCAGGCGGCATCTGGGTGGCGCTTATCACCACAGCGGCGGGCATGGTGATCGCGCTGGTCGCCATGGTGGTGCATGCGCTGCTGGACAGTCAGGTTGATAGCCTGCGCTATCGCCTGGAATGCGTTGCCACGGACGCTCTTTTCGGCAACGCGCCCGAGCGGGGCGAAAACAAGATAGAGCCGTCCCTGTCGTCGGAGCCGGTTCGTGCCGGTAGCGGAGCTGACTGA
- a CDS encoding biopolymer transporter ExbD, which translates to MAFDFSEEKRRPPKVSLTSLIDVIFILIVFFMLVSSFSQYRVIDLAKGQGGASGQTSALRLVLKADGQLVARDGQAVDEALAQAVANRQAVSIFLERSVPIQRGVDALDRLKSLGVEAVSLVPEARHDLQ; encoded by the coding sequence ATGGCCTTCGACTTTTCAGAAGAGAAACGGCGCCCTCCGAAGGTGAGCCTCACGTCCCTTATCGATGTGATCTTTATTCTGATTGTCTTTTTCATGCTGGTTTCTTCCTTCAGCCAGTATCGGGTGATTGATCTGGCCAAGGGGCAGGGCGGTGCCAGCGGGCAGACCAGTGCCCTGAGACTGGTTCTGAAGGCTGACGGCCAGCTTGTCGCCAGAGATGGCCAGGCGGTTGACGAGGCGCTTGCGCAAGCTGTTGCCAACCGGCAGGCCGTGAGCATCTTCCTTGAGCGCTCAGTGCCCATCCAGCGGGGCGTCGATGCGCTCGACCGGTTGAAATCGCTGGGCGTTGAGGCTGTATCTCTCGTTCCGGAGGCGCGTCATGATCTTCAATGA
- a CDS encoding biopolymer transporter ExbD yields the protein MIFNEPERPAFGETILPMINVVFLLLIFLMLMGHIAERPKLDIEAAQSESSQEKGAALTLFVDATGAVQFRSLLEREAAFAALKQALQDDEENRDLVIRADAGADFAQVLELVQIFRPYCKGNVKLEVRQR from the coding sequence ATGATCTTCAATGAACCTGAACGTCCGGCCTTTGGCGAGACCATATTGCCGATGATCAATGTGGTGTTCCTGCTGCTGATCTTCCTGATGTTGATGGGGCACATAGCCGAACGCCCGAAACTCGATATCGAGGCGGCGCAGAGCGAATCCAGTCAGGAGAAAGGCGCGGCGCTGACGCTGTTTGTTGATGCGACCGGGGCCGTGCAGTTCCGTTCGCTTCTTGAGCGCGAGGCGGCCTTTGCTGCCCTGAAGCAGGCCTTGCAGGACGATGAAGAGAACCGGGATCTGGTGATCCGCGCCGATGCCGGGGCCGATTTTGCCCAGGTTCTGGAACTGGTGCAGATCTTCCGGCCCTATTGCAAGGGCAACGTCAAGCTGGAGGTACGCCAGCGATGA
- a CDS encoding TonB family protein, translating to MKRVILWLCGIGAGVLLHLAIAFAYWADLEGESRYDLGGAFMGNMQVSIMPDMGQGLAGGAVENLSGAVDPATPDVSAETDGAADATPVDGTEVAEAEPVSVPEEPAPQSAAEPEADVVPVAVAAPQPQTRQQIEPDLRPQPELELEPQPQQLAETLPPPSTDVVSAPEVSPVAAEEISEPDVPMATLADAPSDVVPAENEPQMIEEAKVETAINPTPGPDVLPKEDGKPDVLEAAAVEPAAVQQNDVADVKPVEQAVAEKDAADRQEPEPQPTPPLTLAEGGTLSSLPVSAPRPKVKPVPAAKRQQVANASVPDRKTEAASAVDKPAKAGRAASAGSTGKAAIRGDGGTSDRAAGAGSKGVRVSYATELRRWIERHKRYPRSAKMRGVEGTGVVRITIDRAGRVLQASLVQSAGDRVLDDEIRQLPKRASPAPKPPEEFSGSRHTLTLPVRFTR from the coding sequence ATGAAGCGGGTCATTCTGTGGCTGTGTGGCATTGGGGCCGGGGTGCTGTTGCATCTGGCGATTGCCTTTGCCTATTGGGCCGATCTGGAAGGGGAATCCCGCTACGATCTGGGTGGTGCCTTCATGGGCAACATGCAGGTCAGCATCATGCCGGACATGGGGCAGGGCCTTGCTGGCGGCGCGGTGGAAAATCTGTCGGGTGCTGTCGATCCTGCTACGCCGGATGTGTCTGCGGAAACGGATGGCGCAGCCGATGCAACGCCCGTGGACGGCACTGAGGTTGCCGAGGCAGAGCCCGTTTCCGTGCCAGAGGAGCCCGCGCCGCAAAGTGCAGCAGAGCCTGAGGCTGACGTGGTGCCGGTGGCCGTCGCCGCACCCCAGCCTCAGACCCGACAACAGATCGAGCCTGACCTTCGACCTCAGCCAGAGCTAGAGCTAGAGCCACAGCCGCAACAACTTGCCGAGACGCTGCCACCACCGTCCACTGATGTTGTTTCGGCTCCGGAGGTTTCGCCCGTAGCCGCTGAAGAGATCTCCGAGCCCGATGTCCCAATGGCCACACTGGCGGATGCGCCATCCGACGTGGTGCCTGCGGAAAACGAACCTCAGATGATCGAAGAGGCCAAGGTAGAAACGGCGATCAACCCGACGCCCGGTCCAGATGTCCTGCCAAAAGAGGACGGGAAACCGGACGTACTTGAGGCCGCAGCGGTGGAGCCTGCCGCTGTCCAGCAGAACGACGTCGCTGACGTGAAACCTGTCGAACAGGCCGTCGCCGAGAAGGACGCTGCCGACCGGCAGGAGCCGGAGCCCCAGCCGACACCGCCGTTGACGCTGGCAGAAGGGGGGACTTTGTCTTCGCTGCCCGTATCGGCTCCGAGACCGAAGGTCAAACCGGTTCCTGCAGCAAAACGGCAGCAGGTTGCCAATGCTTCGGTCCCTGACAGAAAAACAGAGGCCGCATCCGCTGTGGACAAACCGGCCAAGGCAGGCCGTGCCGCCAGTGCAGGATCGACAGGCAAGGCTGCCATTCGTGGGGATGGTGGAACGTCTGATCGTGCTGCCGGGGCCGGTTCAAAGGGCGTGCGCGTCAGCTACGCGACTGAGCTGCGGCGCTGGATCGAACGGCACAAGCGTTATCCCCGTTCTGCCAAAATGCGTGGCGTCGAGGGCACGGGCGTGGTACGGATCACGATCGATCGTGCCGGGCGGGTTTTGCAGGCCTCACTCGTTCAAAGCGCAGGGGACCGGGTTCTTGATGATGAAATCCGGCAATTGCCAAAGCGTGCGTCTCCGGCACCCAAACCGCCCGAAGAGTTCTCAGGGTCTCGTCACACCCTGACGCTGCCCGTGAGATTCACAAGATAG
- a CDS encoding adenosylcobinamide amidohydrolase: MSLIASIDLDAPWLSVRLAEPVQIVSWAVNRPGLMRGDQILWREVKNQDLPLGVDPNLWLGAQLQARNCTEAVTMLTSCDIRNYCVTEVQVEDAMATAIVTVGLSNAERVGTRVDKSKDGWGTINLAVIIEQGLTEWALFEAMSIATEARTTAVLDAQIAIQTGRATGTGTDCVTVAAPYGDLCYSGLHTALGEAIGKAVYQSSTEAISLWRKSRAGQAF, encoded by the coding sequence ATGTCCCTTATTGCCTCAATCGATCTCGATGCCCCATGGCTTTCTGTCCGTCTGGCCGAGCCTGTTCAGATCGTCAGCTGGGCGGTCAATCGCCCCGGTCTTATGCGTGGTGACCAGATTCTCTGGCGCGAGGTGAAGAATCAGGACCTGCCACTGGGTGTCGATCCGAACCTTTGGCTTGGCGCTCAGCTACAGGCGCGCAACTGTACCGAAGCGGTCACCATGCTGACCTCCTGCGATATTCGCAACTATTGCGTGACAGAGGTACAGGTCGAGGACGCCATGGCGACGGCCATTGTCACGGTGGGGCTTTCCAATGCGGAGCGGGTTGGAACGCGGGTCGACAAGAGCAAAGACGGTTGGGGAACCATCAATCTGGCCGTCATCATCGAACAGGGGCTCACGGAATGGGCGTTGTTTGAAGCGATGTCCATTGCCACGGAAGCGCGCACGACGGCGGTTCTAGATGCGCAGATTGCCATCCAGACCGGACGGGCAACCGGCACAGGAACCGATTGCGTTACCGTGGCGGCTCCGTATGGCGATCTCTGCTATTCCGGTCTGCACACAGCGCTCGGTGAGGCGATTGGCAAGGCCGTGTATCAATCCTCGACAGAAGCCATCTCACTCTGGCGCAAAAGCCGGGCCGGGCAGGCGTTCTGA
- the mgtE gene encoding magnesium transporter, whose translation MNQDGASARDQVRDESGMISQDLVELIETAIEDKNRDLLVSLTQDLHEADLGDIIEALNPRDHSSFIELLGDAFDYTALVELDDSLRSKIVESLPNELVAEGISELDSDDAVVILEDMEEEDQAEILAALPAIDRLQIKRSLDYPEDSAGRLMQTDFIAVAPFWTVGQTIDYLRETTDLPDSFYQIFVIDPGHRLLGTVSLDTLLRSRRPTRISEIQNEERHYVMADQDQEEVSRLFERYDLLSTAVLDNGERLVGVITIDDVVDVIHEEAAEDIKRLGGVGDEEITDTVIATVRSRMPWLIVNLATAVIASQVIALFDGSIEQMVALAVLMPIVASMGGNAATQTMTVAVRALATQDLDKFNMLRVVLREILVAIVNGISFAIILGAVAAIWFSNLQLGFVMGAALVINLFFAGLSGILIPVGLQKAGVDPAIASSVFITTVTDVVGFFAFLGLAGWWFGLL comes from the coding sequence ATGAATCAGGATGGCGCCTCTGCACGGGATCAGGTGCGCGATGAAAGCGGGATGATCTCCCAGGATCTGGTTGAGCTTATCGAAACCGCTATCGAGGATAAGAATCGGGACCTTCTCGTCAGTCTGACGCAGGATTTGCACGAGGCCGACCTCGGTGACATCATCGAGGCTCTTAATCCGCGAGACCATTCCTCCTTCATCGAACTGCTCGGTGACGCCTTCGACTATACCGCGCTGGTCGAGCTCGATGACTCCTTGCGTTCCAAGATCGTCGAGTCGCTGCCCAACGAACTGGTTGCCGAAGGTATCAGCGAGCTGGATTCGGATGACGCCGTCGTCATTCTGGAAGACATGGAAGAAGAGGACCAGGCGGAAATTCTCGCCGCCTTGCCCGCAATCGACCGCTTGCAGATCAAACGCTCCCTTGATTATCCGGAGGACTCGGCTGGCCGTCTGATGCAGACGGATTTCATTGCCGTTGCTCCCTTTTGGACGGTTGGGCAGACGATCGACTATCTGCGTGAAACCACCGATCTACCCGATTCCTTCTATCAGATTTTCGTGATTGACCCCGGTCATCGTTTGCTCGGCACGGTTTCGCTCGATACGTTGTTGCGCTCGCGTCGTCCGACCCGGATTTCCGAAATCCAGAACGAGGAACGTCATTATGTCATGGCGGATCAGGATCAGGAAGAAGTCTCGCGGCTGTTCGAACGCTATGACCTTTTGTCCACTGCCGTGCTCGATAATGGCGAGCGTCTGGTCGGTGTAATCACCATTGACGACGTCGTTGACGTTATCCACGAAGAGGCTGCGGAAGATATCAAGCGTCTCGGCGGTGTTGGTGACGAAGAAATCACCGATACGGTCATTGCTACCGTGCGGTCGCGCATGCCGTGGCTGATTGTCAATCTGGCAACAGCCGTTATCGCTTCGCAGGTGATCGCCCTGTTTGATGGCTCCATCGAGCAGATGGTGGCACTTGCTGTGCTGATGCCCATCGTGGCCTCCATGGGAGGCAACGCTGCCACCCAGACGATGACCGTGGCGGTGCGCGCACTGGCAACGCAAGACCTCGACAAATTCAACATGTTGCGCGTGGTCTTGCGTGAGATTTTAGTGGCAATCGTCAACGGCATATCTTTTGCGATCATTCTGGGTGCCGTAGCCGCGATCTGGTTCTCCAACCTGCAGCTCGGGTTCGTCATGGGGGCTGCGCTGGTGATCAATCTGTTCTTTGCCGGGCTGTCGGGCATACTCATACCCGTCGGGTTACAGAAGGCGGGCGTCGACCCGGCGATTGCGTCGTCGGTTTTCATCACCACCGTTACCGATGTCGTCGGCTTTTTCGCTTTTCTCGGGCTCGCTGGCTGGTGGTTTGGCCTGCTTTAG
- a CDS encoding VOC family protein: MVPKIKAILETPVYVDDLDKAHAFYHGLLGLSRMIKGVRINAYDVAPGQVLIICLRGACDADAAINGQRVPGHHSVGPSHFAFRIDTQDLERWSERLGEVGIAIESRVIWPLGGTSIYFRDPFDNVVELATAGIWPNDPLVF, from the coding sequence ATGGTTCCGAAGATCAAGGCGATTCTGGAAACCCCGGTCTATGTGGATGATCTGGATAAGGCCCATGCCTTCTACCATGGTCTGCTTGGCCTTTCCCGCATGATTAAGGGAGTCCGCATCAACGCCTATGATGTGGCGCCCGGTCAGGTTCTGATTATCTGCCTGCGCGGCGCTTGTGATGCTGACGCCGCGATCAATGGCCAGCGGGTGCCGGGCCATCATTCGGTCGGGCCATCCCATTTTGCCTTTCGCATCGATACGCAGGATCTGGAGCGGTGGAGCGAGCGGCTTGGCGAGGTGGGCATCGCCATTGAGAGCCGGGTCATCTGGCCGCTGGGCGGGACCAGCATCTATTTTCGCGATCCCTTTGACAATGTGGTGGAACTGGCGACCGCCGGGATCTGGCCCAATGACCCGCTGGTTTTCTGA
- a CDS encoding DMT family transporter → MANHTIRKPTPLDLSLLLFLTLVWASSFIAIKVAVPETGPVWLAAIRVGIGFLVLLPWALYKGLVMPGSIRSWLNLIVISLLNVSVPFMLISWAELTITAGIASLLLGTGPLLSLIFSHLTTHDDKFNRFKLVGIAFGFSGITLVVGNEALQSVGTGPVIAMVAVLGASVCYAISGAMIRQVKDIPPARLATIILGFSSVELIGIGLLEGLPDVTTISDKAWISLLFLGLLPTGLATILRYRLIWAVGASFFSLGMNLIPVFGVILGALLLSEQVAATTWTALVLILAGLMIARTHPKDRTEK, encoded by the coding sequence ATGGCGAACCACACGATCCGCAAACCGACACCGCTCGATCTGTCCCTGTTGCTCTTTTTGACATTGGTCTGGGCCTCGTCCTTCATTGCCATCAAGGTTGCAGTGCCGGAAACCGGGCCTGTCTGGCTGGCAGCAATCCGCGTTGGCATCGGCTTTCTGGTTCTGCTGCCGTGGGCTCTCTACAAGGGCCTCGTCATGCCTGGCTCAATCAGGAGCTGGCTCAACCTGATTGTCATTTCCCTGCTGAACGTCTCGGTGCCCTTCATGCTGATCTCGTGGGCAGAGCTGACAATCACCGCCGGCATCGCCTCACTGCTTCTGGGCACGGGGCCGCTGTTGTCCCTGATCTTCAGCCACCTGACCACCCACGACGACAAGTTCAATCGGTTCAAACTCGTTGGCATCGCCTTCGGCTTTTCCGGCATCACGCTGGTGGTTGGCAACGAGGCCCTGCAATCGGTGGGCACAGGCCCGGTCATCGCGATGGTCGCGGTGCTGGGCGCTTCGGTCTGCTACGCCATTTCAGGCGCAATGATCCGTCAGGTCAAGGATATCCCCCCGGCCCGTCTGGCGACCATCATTCTGGGCTTTTCATCTGTTGAACTGATCGGGATCGGGCTTCTCGAAGGGCTTCCGGATGTTACCACCATATCCGATAAGGCATGGATCAGCCTGCTGTTTCTCGGCCTGTTGCCGACTGGCCTTGCTACCATCCTGCGCTATCGCCTGATCTGGGCTGTTGGCGCCAGCTTCTTCTCGCTGGGAATGAACCTCATCCCCGTCTTCGGCGTCATACTGGGCGCTTTGCTGCTCTCCGAACAAGTAGCCGCAACGACCTGGACAGCCCTTGTGCTGATCCTCGCAGGCCTCATGATCGCCCGCACCCATCCAAAGGACCGAACCGAAAAATAG
- a CDS encoding DUF599 domain-containing protein, with amino-acid sequence MIPFSNLDIIALGWYLLTWFGFTYIVDYSPLKKHNISVSMSEHRRRWMRSLSKREFRMIDTGIINGLQNGTAFFASTSLLAIGAGFAMLTATDTAMKVAGDLALPVDTSPKLWEIKALLLTAIYVYAFFKFGWAYRLFNYTSILIGAFPYPGEVSEEELEHAIEQAAEMNTLAGHHFTLGLRGFFFSAPVFGWFVHPLLMIAGATLVAFVLTRRQFFSRSQIIAKNNI; translated from the coding sequence ATGATTCCCTTCTCCAACCTGGATATCATTGCGCTTGGCTGGTATCTGCTGACCTGGTTCGGCTTCACCTATATTGTCGATTATTCCCCGCTAAAGAAACACAATATATCCGTCTCGATGAGCGAACACAGACGGCGCTGGATGCGGTCGCTGTCAAAGCGGGAATTCCGCATGATCGACACCGGCATCATCAACGGGCTGCAGAATGGCACGGCCTTCTTTGCCTCCACCTCGCTGCTGGCCATTGGCGCCGGATTCGCCATGCTCACCGCCACCGATACCGCTATGAAAGTGGCCGGGGACCTTGCCCTGCCCGTCGATACCTCGCCAAAGCTTTGGGAAATCAAGGCGCTGCTGCTCACCGCCATCTACGTCTACGCCTTCTTCAAGTTCGGCTGGGCCTACAGGCTGTTCAACTATACCTCCATCCTTATTGGTGCCTTCCCCTATCCCGGCGAAGTCTCAGAGGAGGAACTCGAACATGCCATCGAGCAGGCCGCCGAGATGAACACCCTCGCCGGGCATCATTTCACGCTCGGCCTGCGCGGTTTCTTCTTCTCCGCCCCCGTGTTCGGCTGGTTCGTCCACCCCCTGCTGATGATCGCCGGGGCAACGCTGGTTGCCTTTGTCCTGACCAGACGCCAGTTCTTCTCCCGCTCGCAGATCATAGCAAAAAACAATATCTAA